A single genomic interval of Thermodesulfobacteriota bacterium harbors:
- a CDS encoding response regulator: MDDEEDFVATMVKRLERRGLSCQGATSGPEAVRRIADEDYDVVLLDVKIPGMDGVEILRRIKAARPATQVVMLTGHASVEAGRAGLAQGACDYLLKPVELESLYEALCGAMNDRASQGATAAGERRSDEREKGAPRRGWRG, translated from the coding sequence GTGGACGACGAAGAGGATTTCGTCGCCACCATGGTCAAGCGTCTGGAGCGGCGGGGCCTGTCCTGCCAAGGGGCGACCAGCGGCCCGGAGGCGGTGCGCCGCATCGCCGACGAGGATTACGACGTCGTCCTTCTGGACGTCAAGATCCCAGGCATGGACGGGGTGGAGATCCTGCGCCGCATCAAGGCCGCCAGGCCGGCAACCCAGGTGGTGATGCTCACCGGCCATGCCTCGGTGGAGGCGGGCCGGGCGGGCCTGGCCCAAGGGGCCTGCGACTACCTGCTGAAGCCGGTGGAGCTGGAGTCCCTGTACGAGGCCCTGTGCGGGGCCATGAACGACAGGGCCAGCCAGGGGGCGACGGCCGCCGGAGAGCGCCGGTCCGATGAGAGAGAGAAAGGGGCGCCTCGCCGTGGGTGGCGGGGGTAG
- a CDS encoding ATP-binding protein, whose amino-acid sequence MKVYTATINSRALRPTGHAFYARQRRLLVVVVLALAVIPLLGIGWISSRYYQESWERQTAADLENFAQARREIITLFLRDQTTMLSALTRLHSKDELAKPDRLRQLFDAMEESGVVVDLGVIDRTGRHLSYVGPYHQQLQSRNYAEADWFHEVLRNGTYVSDLFTGFRGVPHFVVAVTDPGRTWLLRATINSGFFSTLLDSANVGPGGDAFIVDRQGALQTASRRGYVVLPPAERETFMSAASQAVVRTDRFLAATAWLKGGDWLLVLMTDVEGSLRSFYQARNIGLAIIIIASALVVAIATLVVHTMVSQLEKAERERVAMLNQVREVEKMALVGRMAASVAHEINNPLQIIVDQAGWMGELLDEEDPATVRNLSEYRESLGKVRHHVKRASGITHRLLDFSRRSDASRELVDLNELAATTISFLDQEAKNSRIAIVLRLTPNLPLVCAEATQLEQVFLNILNNALDAIGQDGHITVLSGTTADEVSVAFADSGPGMPPETMARVFEPFFTTKEKGKGTGLGLAVSFNIMQRLGGTIRVAARPGGGCVFTVVLPRSPANAGRRLPRQQPETAGPGLAKGEQVWGAFES is encoded by the coding sequence ATGAAGGTGTACACCGCCACCATCAACAGCCGAGCCCTCCGCCCGACCGGCCATGCCTTCTATGCCCGGCAGCGCCGGCTGCTGGTGGTGGTGGTCCTGGCCCTGGCGGTCATTCCCCTGCTCGGCATCGGCTGGATCTCCTCCCGCTACTATCAGGAGTCCTGGGAGCGGCAAACAGCCGCTGACCTGGAAAACTTCGCCCAGGCCCGCCGGGAGATCATCACCCTCTTCCTGCGGGATCAGACCACCATGCTCAGTGCCCTGACCCGTCTCCATTCCAAGGACGAGCTGGCCAAGCCGGACAGGCTGCGGCAGCTCTTCGACGCCATGGAGGAAAGCGGTGTGGTGGTCGATCTGGGGGTGATCGATCGCACGGGGCGGCATCTTTCCTATGTGGGGCCGTACCACCAGCAGTTGCAGAGCAGGAATTATGCCGAGGCTGACTGGTTCCACGAGGTGCTGCGCAATGGCACCTATGTCAGCGATCTGTTCACCGGCTTTCGGGGGGTGCCCCACTTCGTGGTCGCGGTCACCGATCCCGGCCGGACGTGGCTCCTGCGCGCCACCATCAACTCCGGCTTCTTCTCGACCCTGCTGGACAGCGCCAATGTGGGCCCAGGCGGTGATGCCTTCATCGTCGACCGCCAGGGCGCCCTGCAGACCGCCAGCCGGCGGGGCTATGTGGTCCTGCCGCCCGCCGAGCGGGAGACGTTCATGTCGGCGGCCTCCCAGGCGGTGGTGCGCACCGACCGCTTCCTGGCCGCTACCGCCTGGCTCAAAGGTGGCGACTGGCTGCTGGTGCTCATGACCGATGTGGAGGGCTCCCTGCGCTCCTTCTACCAGGCCAGGAATATCGGGCTCGCCATCATCATCATCGCCTCCGCCCTGGTGGTGGCCATCGCCACCCTGGTGGTGCACACCATGGTCAGCCAGCTGGAGAAGGCCGAGCGGGAGCGGGTCGCCATGCTCAACCAGGTGCGGGAGGTGGAGAAGATGGCCCTGGTCGGCCGTATGGCCGCCAGTGTCGCCCACGAGATCAACAACCCGCTGCAGATCATCGTCGACCAGGCCGGCTGGATGGGTGAGCTCCTGGACGAGGAGGACCCGGCAACGGTGCGGAACCTGTCCGAGTACCGGGAGTCCCTGGGCAAGGTCCGCCACCACGTCAAACGGGCCAGCGGCATCACCCATCGCCTGCTGGACTTCTCCCGCCGCTCCGACGCCAGCCGCGAGTTGGTGGACCTCAACGAGCTGGCTGCCACCACCATCTCCTTCCTCGACCAGGAGGCGAAAAACAGCCGGATCGCCATTGTCCTCAGGCTGACGCCCAACCTGCCCCTGGTCTGCGCCGAGGCCACCCAGCTCGAACAGGTCTTCCTGAACATCCTCAACAACGCCCTGGACGCCATCGGTCAGGACGGCCACATCACCGTGCTCAGCGGCACCACGGCCGACGAGGTGTCGGTGGCCTTCGCCGACAGCGGTCCTGGCATGCCCCCGGAGACCATGGCCCGGGTGTTCGAGCCGTTTTTCACCACCAAGGAGAAGGGCAAAGGGACCGGCCTCGGTCTGGCTGTGTCCTTCAACATCATGCAAAGGCTGGGGGGGACCATCCGGGTAGCCGCGAGACCCGGCGGCGGCTGCGTCTTCACTGTCGTCCTGCCCCGCTCCCCGGCCAACGCCGGCCGGCGGCTCCCGCGCCAGCAGCCAGAGACGGCCGGCCCCGGCCTGGCCAAAGGGGAACAGGTATGGGGTGCTTTCGAGTCCTAG
- a CDS encoding response regulator, with translation MSDIKLLLVDDEESFVRTLSERLQLRDLASHTVFDGEQALGFIEDKEPDVMILDLRMPGIDGLEVLRLVRAKYPLMQVIIQTGHGNDMDEAEARRLGVFDYLKKPVDIELLVDRIREAHRQKLTNVMSATAFAEAGEHDSAREILATRRG, from the coding sequence ATGAGTGACATCAAGCTGCTGTTGGTGGATGACGAGGAGAGCTTTGTGCGCACCCTTTCCGAGCGGCTCCAGCTGCGGGATCTGGCCAGCCATACCGTGTTCGACGGTGAGCAGGCCTTGGGCTTCATCGAAGACAAGGAGCCCGACGTCATGATCCTGGATCTGCGCATGCCAGGCATCGACGGCCTGGAGGTCCTGCGTCTGGTGCGCGCCAAGTATCCCCTCATGCAGGTGATCATCCAGACCGGGCACGGCAACGACATGGACGAGGCCGAGGCGAGACGGCTCGGGGTCTTCGACTACCTCAAGAAGCCGGTGGATATCGAGCTGTTGGTGGACCGGATTCGCGAGGCGCACCGGCAGAAGCTGACCAACGTCATGTCCGCCACCGCCTTTGCCGAGGCCGGGGAGCACGACAGCGCCCGGGAGATCCTGGCCACCCGGCGTGGCTAG